From the Methylobacterium currus genome, one window contains:
- the madM gene encoding malonate transporter subunit MadM, translating into MLHMLEHVFVEQSLVAAFAVVGGLMLVSNLAGKRLTRGRIHGSAIAIVLGLALASVGGLVTGGKRGLADIPALAGIGLMGGAMLRDFAIVATAFEVDVIEARRAGLLGVIALALGTILPFIVGTLTAFAFGYHDAVSITTIGAGAITYIVGPVTGAALGADSTVMALSIATGVTKAVMVMVGTPLVARLIGLDNPRSAMAYGGLMGTVSGVAGGLAATDPKLVPYGALTATFHTGIGCLVGPSLFFLIVRAMVG; encoded by the coding sequence ATGCTGCACATGCTGGAACACGTCTTCGTCGAGCAAAGCCTGGTCGCGGCCTTCGCGGTGGTCGGCGGACTGATGCTGGTGTCCAACCTCGCCGGCAAGCGCCTGACCAGAGGGCGCATCCATGGCTCGGCCATCGCCATCGTGCTCGGCCTGGCGCTGGCCTCTGTCGGCGGCCTCGTGACGGGTGGGAAGCGGGGCCTTGCCGACATCCCGGCGCTCGCCGGAATCGGCCTGATGGGCGGCGCGATGCTGCGCGACTTCGCCATCGTCGCCACCGCCTTCGAGGTCGACGTGATCGAGGCGCGCCGCGCCGGCCTCCTCGGGGTGATCGCGCTGGCGCTCGGCACGATCCTGCCCTTCATCGTCGGCACGCTGACGGCTTTCGCCTTCGGCTACCACGACGCGGTCTCGATCACGACGATCGGGGCGGGCGCCATCACCTACATCGTCGGGCCGGTGACCGGCGCGGCACTCGGCGCCGATTCGACCGTGATGGCGCTGTCCATCGCCACCGGCGTCACCAAGGCCGTGATGGTGATGGTCGGCACGCCGCTGGTCGCCCGGCTGATCGGCCTCGACAACCCGCGCTCGGCGATGGCCTATGGCGGCCTGATGGGGACGGTGAGCGGCGTCGCCGGGGGACTCGCCGCCACCGATCCGAAGCTCGTGCCCTACGGGGCGTTGACGGCGACGTTCCACACCGGCATCGGCTGCCTCGTCGGTCCGTCGCTGTTCTTCCTGATCGTGCGGGCGATGGTGGGATGA
- the madL gene encoding malonate transporter subunit MadL — protein MTILGVALLALCTLIGVFLGDLLGVLLQVKANVGGVGIAMMLLIAARIWLIRHGRLSHATKLGVEFWATMYIPIVVAMAAQQNVVAAVSGGPIVIIAAVSTVLLCFAATALLGRLGGRSTTSAEVEHGGAVIAGDTDDAPLSKAPLSPTPLHRSARR, from the coding sequence GCTCCTCGCGCTCTGCACCCTGATCGGGGTGTTCCTGGGCGACCTGCTCGGGGTGCTGCTTCAGGTGAAGGCGAATGTCGGCGGCGTCGGCATCGCCATGATGCTGCTGATCGCCGCCCGGATCTGGCTGATCCGCCACGGCCGGCTCAGCCACGCGACCAAGCTCGGGGTCGAGTTCTGGGCGACCATGTACATCCCGATCGTGGTGGCGATGGCGGCGCAGCAGAACGTCGTCGCGGCGGTGAGCGGCGGCCCGATCGTGATCATCGCGGCCGTCAGCACGGTGCTCCTGTGCTTCGCCGCGACCGCGCTCCTCGGCCGTCTCGGCGGCCGGTCGACGACCAGCGCCGAGGTCGAGCATGGCGGCGCGGTGATCGCCGGGGACACCGACGACGCGCCCCTTTCCAAGGCTCCCCTCTCCCCAACGCCCCTTCACAGGTCGGCCCGGAGGTGA